The genomic interval AACAATAGATGTTACCTTAAGAAGGAAGAACGCTCTTTTCTTCTATTTCTTTGAACTCACGTTGGCAAATTTTGTATTTGGTTACTCTCACCGTGTTTTCGACTCCATTCCGTCAGCTTCAAGTCTGGTTGTGATCCAAGGTGTAGTAAGTTACCGATCACTTGCCAACCAGGTGGACCTTTAGGGTAGGTGTTAGGTAATTTAGGTATGTTTGACATCCAAGTACATAGTCTGAGAATGATCGAGATAGCTAACAGCACATCCCCAGTTATCATGGCTACTTCGTCAGAGCTTACGTGTCATGTAATGTCACTCGACGATCTAAATTATTGCCATAATAGTTTATCGAACCCAAAGATTGTTAACAGGCCAAAGTGTTGAATGAATGGTTACCGAGTGTCGACGTCACTCGCTGGTCTTCCACGTACAGTGCTGAATACTAGTGGTAGAAACTATAGATGCGAAAGCGTCTTCCCATATTTCATCGTTCTTTACTTCAAATCAGGACAAACCTCTTTAGAAGAACACGTTTGACATGTAACCTCCAAAGCGCATCTTTCTTAATTTACAACTGAAAAGATGGCACCATAATCAAAGCCAATTTCCATAATTTATCAATTAATCAGATATAATGGACTGTTATGCTGACTTTGGGTAGACTGCTTATATTACATCACATAGTACAGATAACGCCCATGCTTGTGATTTCAACAGAGGCCATCCAAGGCAAAGGCAGGCCCCCAAATATACATCAATCTGCCATTTTAATGGTCCTATCTCGTATACAAAACCTTTCCGTGTGTATCTTGTCTAAATATATTGCACAACATTATTATTGACTGTGTAGCCAGGACTGTCTTGCAGAGTTTGCTTAAGCATGATTTATCTTGTTTTGGGGGCACCGACTACTTTGTAATCTCCTCAGACATAGGTCAGATAATGATTTATACAGTCTGCACGGCAATGAACAACAGTACCCTGGATCCTGTGGTAATTTAGGTCTGTTTGACATCCAAGTAACCGGTGTGAGAATGATCGACAAAGCTATCAACTCGACCTCAGTTACCATGGCTGCTTTTCAAATTTCACGTTTTTACACAACACCAATTCCGAATATGAACAAGTCAAAATGAGAGTAAAATAATTTATGAGTATATACAAGAAATGTCCGGTTGAAAGAACACCGAATCTGGTTAAATGTGCTAGGTTTGTTTTAATAGACGTACTGGTGTTCCACAGGAACAATTGACCCGTGAATACAATTCTATCAGTACCAAAAGCTGTATTTTCAAAGGATGATGGAATAAATATTCAATGACatgatttgaaatgttatgccattttatggcctcctacatgtccttatttatttttaaaagtgccttccccactagctatcatgggggatgcagtttctgcccagaatcaaaGAGAAAACCAGCTGGCTAAATATatccaagtataggttagaaccaaatgtgagaccttttttggcaaagcccacatatatttggAAAGAAATATCTCATTCTAATGTATGGACTGTGAAGTTAAAGTTGACGTTCACGCTGTACGTTGTTTACGCGTATGCATATAATAATACACTTCAATTTGTATCACTATATATCCATTGTAtcacatacagtacagtagtggttttcattttctttattcCCGTTTTAATTATTCAATTACAAATATCCATAATCTTAGCTTTGGTTTTTCTATAATTGTTTAAAagaaattttcacaattttattttttttgttaccaaTCTTTCCTCTCATTAACTTCTCAAGAATTCATGAATTATCAATCACTTTAAATCGACTTTTAAGATATTACATTTGTTTTACACGCTAGTTGCTTTATTACTTTAAAATGCATGCTTAGGGTTAGTACAATGAAAAAGCATAAAGAGTAAAAGGAACACCCAAACAAGACAATGCTTCTGAAGAAAAATTACTCTGATTTACAAAAGAGATTTTCCTCAAGTAAAACCAGATATTATGCCAATAAGTTAAAATTAACATGACCGTTGGGATAaagatttttatattttattcaatacaaCACGAGAAATTGTGTTTGTCTCCATATAAAATTTTGACGTTGGGACATGGGTCCAATTCCTACATGTGTCCCCTTTCTTTCcacatttataacaaattcaaatgactttatggtgagtttctttcatttatagcaaaaactcaaaaactatttttaaaagGACTTGCATCATAATAATTGTATGATCCTCATTGCTTTACTGAATGACTCCTGAGCCACCCCGTTAGTCAGGGAGACCTGGAATCTATTTAGATTTTTAGATTGAAAGGCAAAAGCTTTAAAAATGAGTTGGCTTCTCACCGCCTCGGGGAAAGAAGTACACATCAGGATCGATTCACTTTACCTGGCAGTTAGCATGTTACCTTAACTGGTCTGAGCACTCTAACTAGCGTTTAGAggacgtgggttcaattcctaTACGTAAAAGCAATGCATCCAGGTGTACGTATATTTGGACGACGACAGAATTTACATTTTAGAACATTCTTCTTTGAAATAGTTTTGTGACACGTTAACATTTTTGATACTTCCACAGGCACTGAAACTGTCGTATCTTCCATGAAGTGGTTCTTGGTCGAAATGATATTACATCCTGAAATACAGAAGAAAATTCACCAAGAAATCGATGAAGTCGTTGGTGTTGAACGTCGTCCAGTGTATGCTGATCACGACAATTTACCTTATCTAAAGGCTGCCATGTATGAAACTTTGCGTTTACACTCGATAGTGCCTCTTAGTTTATACCATCGCACAATTTGCACAACATCTGTCAATGGATGTCAAATTCCTGATGACACCAACATCATCCCAAATCATTGGGCCATAGATCACGACCCAGATGTTTTCAATGATCCTTATGTTTTCAGACCAGAGCGATTTATTGATCCTAACTCGGGTAGATGTGTCTCTTTTAATGAGATGAATTTTACACCATTTGGTATGGGTAGACGAGTATGCCTTGGAGAAATGCTTGCAAAAATGGAGTATTTCCTGATTGCTGCTAATTTACTGCATCAATTTGAAGTCATGGTGTCTATGAGCCACGGAAAACCTTCCACGGAAGGTGTGCTTGGTTTAACATATAGtccaaaacctttcaaaatgataGTAGGAAAACGAAACGTGCATAACTAGTATATAAGAATTCAACGTTCGCAGGTACTGACCTATAATGTGGTAATCGTTGAATTTAACATATTGTAGAGTCAACAAATGTTACTGCTGAGCACTACATAACTGATTGGCAAGCAAACTTCATAACATTGTTAACCACGgtcaaatattgatataatattaaattaGACTTGTGTGTATTGAGAAAACTTCTAATTGTTAGAGTTGAAGTATTAACTAACCCAAGTTTGTTTTGTTAAACGTTCTTGCAATAACTTATGCAACTCATGATATGTACACACCGTAACATTTCAGATTATTTCATTATGCTTTGGAAAGCAACTTTATGTAGAGACAGAATTGTATAAACAGGCTGATTTGGCCTGTTAAACATCAGAACGTGTATTAAAACCAGCCGAGTGGATTTAACTCGGTGTTCGTTGAACTAGACACCTATTGTGTAGACACTTGCAACATAATCACCAGTCACTACTCCTTGATATCTGTCACTGCAGTCACATTTTTAAGGGCATGCAAGTTACAATGACAATATTTAAATGTATGCTGAAACTGATGCAGGCACAGCACCAGAATCACTCTCATGTACCCTTTGAAGAATTATAACTACAATATGTCCTGAAGCTAATATTACTCATGATGCAGGGCATATTGGAAAGGATTAACTGTTCCAGGTTGATCGAACGTAGAGGTTAAAGATAACATTTTACATAGTGACTAAAAAACGATATCAATTATTTACAGGAGGTGAAATCGGTGTGTTTACCCGTTTAGTGGTTCTTGGTAGAAGTGATGTTACATCCTGAAATACAAAAGAAAATCCAACGAGAAATCGCCGAGGTAGATGTGACGTGTTTCTTCAATGAGATATAGTTTACACGGTTTGGTATGAGTATACGTATACGTGTATGACTTGGgggaaatatttgcataatggaGTATTCCCAGTCTGCTGCTAATTTACTGTACTAGTGTGAAGTCACAGTGTCTATGAACAATGGTACACCTTCCATACGAGGACGTGAATTGGGTTATGGTCaaaactgtttttcaactattgtgGGAGGAAGAAAAACGCATAACTCATATTTAAGAATGTAACGGTGGCACATGTATAAATGAACTTTAATGTGTAAATTGATCTCTGAGAAAGCATTGTTATACAATTTTACTGACTCGTATAAAACGAATTGTAATCGATTTATCAAACTGACACTGCAAATGATGATTTCGACTTAACTTAAATAGTTACTGAACATTTGTGCGAGAGTTGCACAAATAATCTTATAACATACACCATTTTACCACCATCACCCAAGCTAAACTACATGTGAAGTGGTATGGTTTGCCTGTATACTTCCCGGATCTAGTTCCACTTCTagtctaatctagtctagtctagtttagtgtagtctagtctagCATTTCCTCACATTTCAACTTTAAtcaaattgttatattttacacACTTCCACAACAACGATTGATTGTGAAAATAAGATTAGCACATTTTTAGATGCTTGGAGAGACATTTCATTATTATCTTCCTCCCCAACCACTTCATGCCTTCCCTTTGCCAATCAAGGTCTTGACTAAATCCCATTTTTTAATTAACAGATCTACGTTACACGTACACAATTGACACGTTAACTCATGTCACTATTTAAACTTATTTGAATACCGACACTGTTGTTGACACCGTACCTAACTAGTCTGTGAGACCTTCCACATGTAAATTAAGACAGATACACTCTGTAGGTTACATGCCAACTGTGTATTTCTAAAGACGTTTGTCCTGATTTGAAGTACACAAAGATGAACTATGAAAATACGCTGTTGTATATGTACTTGCTACCACTATAGTGGTATTTAGCGCTTTGGAAGACCAGGGAGTGACGTCGACATTTTATTGTGATCTTTATTGTTTTGTGCCACATCATTCAACACTTGGGTCTGTTAATGAGCTCTGGGTTCGATACACTTCTGGCCATAATTTAAAGAGACAGGGCATAAAGCGCATGCCACTTCCAACCATTGTTCTCTCGAACGTACGATCACTAAAAGGAAAGATTGATGAACTCCAAGCAAATGTACGTTTCCAACATGAGTACAGAAATGCTGGTATTCTTGCCTTTACTGAAACATGGTTGGACGACACCGTTCCCGATTCCGATTTATCTATCGACGGGTTTGGCTGCCCACTTCGCCTTGACCGGAACAAAGAAGTGACAGGTAAAATGCAAGGTGGTGGAGTTTGTGTTTACATAAACCAGCGTTGGTGCAAGACTGTCGTAATCAGAGAAAGAATATGCACCTCCGATATTGAGCTTCTTACAGTCTCCCTTCGCCCTTTTTACTTACCTCGAGAATTTCCACAACTTTTCGTCACCATTGTCTATATCCACCCGAAGGCTAATGTCAACAATGCTGCTGATACAATATTCCAAGTTACCCAGAAACTGCAATCAACTTCGCCTGATGCGCCCAACTTCATCCTCGGTGATTTTAATCAATGCTCATTGAAGAAAACTCTACAAACTTTCCATCAATATGTTACCTGCTCAACACGCTTAAATAAGACATTAGATCTCTGTTACGGTTCCATTCAAAGCGCATACAAATCCTTCGTAAAACCACCACTCGGATCAGCTGATCACAACACAGTTTATCTCCTACCAGCCTATAAATCTGTGCTCAAGAGGGAGAAAGTCAAGACAAGACAAGTCCGCGTATGGTCAGAAGACAGTATATCATGCCTTCAGGGTTGCTTTGAATGCACAGATTGGGACTTGTTTAAAAACTCTTGTCAGGACATCAACGAACTTACTGATGTTGTTAGCAGCTATATTTCTTTTTGTGAGGGTAACTTAGTGCCACTTAAACTTTGTAAGATTTATCCAAATGACAAACCTTGGGTTACAAAATCCCTGAAATTTTTGCTTAACAAAAAGAAGAGAGTGTTTAAGGAGGGCAACTTAGGTAAATATAAAGAAGTTCAGAGAGAGGTCATATCTGAAATTAGGAAAGCTAAGGAGAAGTTCAaggataaaattgaaaataaattgagcTCTGGATCTTTGACATCAGCTTGGGATGGTATGAAAATTATGGCAGGTTTAAAGAATAAGGGGAATGGGGATAGCATTAAATGGGAAAACAAATCAGACAAAGAATTTGCGGATGTACTAAATAAGTTTTACTGCAGATTTGATATTCATGACTTTAGTATGGAACAGAGTAATATCAGAGAGGGAGTTATCACCAATGAACGGGTGTTGATTGAATTGGATGATGTACGCAAGTCATTGAAAAGTTCCAAAACTAGGAAAAGCCCAGGTCCTGATAGTATAAGTGGTCATGTCCTCAAATCATGTGCAAATCAGTTATGTAgtattttccattttattttccaGTTGTCCCTTGACCAACAAACAATACCCAATTTGTGGAAGCAGGCCACTGTTGTCCCCGTGGCAAAGAAAGTTAATCCTAAAGTTCTAAATGATTTTAGACCAGTGGCTCTGACATCACTTGTGATGAAGTCCTTTGAAAAAATTATCAAGAGTCATATTCTAGACAAAACACAGGCCATGTTGGACCCATTGCAGTTTGCGTACAGAGCGGGTAGGGGGGTGGAGGATGCCACTTTGACCcttttaaatttcattaataAGCATATTGAAGGTAACAAAACACATGCCCGGGTACTATTTGTTGACTTTTCTTCAGCTTTTAACACAATCCAACCACATATTTTAACtcaaaaattgttgtcacgttTTAATGTCAACTGCAAGGTAGTTGGATggattttagattttttaactAATAGATCCCAACAAGTTCGAGTAAATGGCACTTTGTCTGACATTTGTATGTCATCTACAGGCTCCCCTCAAGGTTGTGTACTGTCACCACTATTGTATATCTTGTACACTGATGACTGCAGAAGTCAACATGATGATAGACACATAGTCAAGTTTGCAGATGATTCAGCCATTGTCAGTTTGCTCCAGAACCATGAAAATGACCATGGGCCTATAGTTGATGATTTTGTTAAGTGGTGTGACAGTTCATTTCTTGAACTGAATGTTGATAAGACCAAGGATATGTGTATAGATTTTAGGAGAGATGCACCACAGCCTGAAGCAACAATCATAAAGGGAAAAGAAGTGGAGGTTGTAGAGCAATATAAATACCTGGGTTCAATGTTAGACAACAAACTGAGATGGGAGAATAACACTGATATGATTTTACGTAAAGGTCAGCAGCGTTTATTTTTCTTAAGGAAGCTCAATTTCTTCAAAGTTGATAAAACGATGTTA from Glandiceps talaboti chromosome 3, keGlaTala1.1, whole genome shotgun sequence carries:
- the LOC144433447 gene encoding steroid 17-alpha-hydroxylase/17,20 lyase-like, whose translation is MDYNEFWKVVRKSTHTALRVHGTERWSEVITMQVDKLIDKLAGKCSPFDPHLPMGLIAFNTISEIVRERSYEEDDQEFLDFIESNNELFRSFAEVSPVDYARWLKPFFKPQLDRLQKAAAYRSKYMEGRIRARKDKRNSVNPPRDAVDVMLIAQEHFQNNPTSGISAGVFDDKVVVQTVMTFFGAGTETVVSSMKWFLVEMILHPEIQKKIHQEIDEVVGVERRPVYADHDNLPYLKAAMYETLRLHSIVPLSLYHRTICTTSVNGCQIPDDTNIIPNHWAIDHDPDVFNDPYVFRPERFIDPNSGRCVSFNEMNFTPFGMGRRVCLGEMLAKMEYFLIAANLLHQFEVMVSMSHGKPSTEGVLGLTYSPKPFKMIVGKRNVHN